In Thermobaculum terrenum ATCC BAA-798, one genomic interval encodes:
- a CDS encoding galactokinase: MRGVAMWRLATRPQVHLPGLAEFIAVVSASDMFSAHSPIYIGRAPGRLDLMGGIADYSGSLVLELPLEAAAFAAVQLVEDPTLTVHSCNADELGTAKASVSLEVRALLGGYPEVRDLLGADPEAHWAAYVAGAVTVLHHEAGISPEGGMRLLLDSRVPPGKGVSSSAAVEVASMQAICNALGLDVPPRQLAIWCQKVENLVVGAPCGVMDQMTAACGQQDELLALLCQPAELQGSVHLPANVRVWGLDSGIRHAVSGADYTSVRVGAFMGYRIITQMEGLPSRQVGAGRVEVQDDIWRGYLANVPPSIWESRYRDRVPPEMRGEDFLREYAGITDSVTRVDPGRLYAVRQPTAHPIYEHHRVRLFRALLEADPDEEALQLLGELMYQSHASYSACGLGSDGTDLIVEMVREAGPEAGLYGAKITGGGSGGTVAILGTADAEPTVREIAERYARETGREATLISGSSPGAHASKGLRLVRD; the protein is encoded by the coding sequence TTGAGAGGAGTAGCTATGTGGCGACTTGCAACCAGACCTCAAGTCCATCTGCCGGGGCTGGCGGAGTTCATCGCCGTAGTCAGCGCATCCGACATGTTCTCCGCCCATAGCCCCATATATATAGGAAGGGCGCCTGGGAGGCTCGACCTCATGGGCGGCATCGCCGACTACTCAGGCTCCCTGGTACTGGAGCTGCCCTTGGAGGCGGCGGCCTTCGCGGCGGTACAGCTGGTGGAGGACCCCACGCTCACCGTGCACAGCTGCAACGCCGACGAGCTCGGGACCGCCAAGGCGTCCGTGAGCTTGGAGGTGCGGGCGCTGCTGGGGGGCTACCCAGAGGTCCGAGATCTCCTCGGGGCGGATCCCGAGGCGCACTGGGCGGCCTACGTGGCGGGAGCGGTCACGGTGCTGCACCACGAGGCCGGGATCTCCCCCGAGGGAGGCATGCGGCTGTTGCTGGACTCCAGGGTCCCGCCCGGCAAGGGCGTGAGCTCCTCCGCGGCCGTAGAGGTGGCATCGATGCAGGCGATCTGCAACGCCCTGGGCCTGGATGTGCCCCCGCGCCAGCTGGCGATCTGGTGCCAGAAGGTCGAGAACCTGGTGGTGGGGGCTCCCTGCGGGGTCATGGATCAGATGACGGCCGCCTGTGGCCAGCAAGACGAGCTGCTGGCGCTGCTCTGCCAGCCTGCCGAGCTCCAGGGCAGCGTCCACCTGCCGGCCAACGTGCGGGTATGGGGTCTGGACTCCGGCATCAGGCACGCCGTCTCGGGCGCGGACTACACCTCGGTGCGCGTCGGGGCCTTCATGGGGTACAGGATCATCACCCAGATGGAGGGGCTGCCCTCAAGGCAGGTAGGTGCTGGCCGGGTGGAGGTGCAGGACGATATATGGAGAGGGTACCTGGCCAACGTGCCGCCCTCCATCTGGGAGTCGCGCTACCGCGATCGGGTGCCCCCGGAGATGAGGGGCGAGGACTTCCTGAGGGAGTACGCGGGCATCACCGACAGCGTGACGCGCGTGGATCCGGGCCGGCTCTACGCCGTCCGGCAGCCCACCGCCCACCCGATATACGAGCACCACAGGGTGAGGCTCTTTCGAGCGCTGCTGGAGGCAGATCCCGACGAGGAGGCCCTGCAGCTGCTGGGCGAGCTGATGTACCAGTCGCACGCCAGCTACAGCGCCTGCGGCCTGGGGTCCGACGGCACCGACCTGATCGTCGAGATGGTCAGGGAGGCGGGGCCGGAGGCAGGGCTCTACGGCGCGAAGATCACCGGGGGCGGCAGCGGCGGTACCGTGGCCATCCTGGGCACGGCCGATGCCGAGCCGACCGTCAGGGAGATCGCCGAGCGCTACGCACGGGAGACGGGTAGGGAGGCCACCTTGATATCCGGGTCATCGCCGGGCGCCCACGCATCCAAAGGTTTGAGGCTAGTGCGCGACTAG
- a CDS encoding inositol monophosphatase family protein translates to MIPAAAELLAAIREIHAHIRDEVVAECERVDLEQLQQVAEETEGDTIYRIDKVSEAVLLAEFSQLAREFPLVLIAEGVGADGRTVLPEGKREEECTLRVIVDPIDGTRGIMYQKRAAWILTGVAPNRGGSTSLADVELAVQTEIPLIKQHLCDCLWAIRGEGAGGYRLDRLSGETSPLRPAPSRAPTIEGGYGQIARFFPGGRGTLAAIEDELIERLLGPIPPGKAQTFEDQYVSTGGQLYELLMGHDRWVADLRSLVSPGLCCHPYDLCTELIAREAGVIVTDERGRQVAAPLDVTSNLSWIGYANPRIREQVEPALLALLREHQLLKH, encoded by the coding sequence ATGATCCCCGCAGCCGCGGAGCTCCTGGCAGCCATCCGAGAGATCCACGCGCACATACGGGACGAGGTGGTGGCAGAGTGCGAGAGGGTCGACCTCGAGCAGCTGCAGCAGGTGGCTGAGGAGACCGAGGGCGATACGATCTACCGGATCGACAAGGTCTCCGAGGCGGTGCTGCTGGCGGAGTTCTCGCAGCTGGCGCGCGAATTTCCCCTGGTGCTCATCGCTGAGGGGGTGGGCGCCGACGGGCGCACCGTCCTGCCGGAGGGCAAGCGCGAGGAGGAGTGCACGCTCCGCGTGATAGTCGACCCCATAGACGGCACCCGTGGCATCATGTACCAGAAGCGGGCGGCCTGGATCCTGACGGGCGTGGCGCCCAACAGGGGCGGCTCCACCTCGCTGGCGGACGTGGAGCTCGCGGTGCAGACCGAGATCCCCCTCATCAAGCAGCACCTCTGCGACTGCTTGTGGGCCATCAGGGGCGAGGGCGCCGGCGGCTACAGGTTGGACAGGCTGTCCGGGGAGACCTCTCCCCTCCGCCCCGCCCCCTCACGCGCCCCCACGATAGAGGGGGGCTACGGGCAGATAGCGCGCTTCTTCCCAGGGGGCAGAGGGACGCTCGCGGCGATAGAGGACGAGCTGATCGAGCGCCTGCTGGGCCCGATACCCCCCGGGAAGGCACAGACCTTCGAGGACCAGTACGTCTCCACCGGCGGCCAGCTCTACGAGCTGTTGATGGGGCACGACCGCTGGGTGGCCGACCTACGCTCGCTGGTGTCCCCCGGGCTCTGCTGCCATCCTTACGACCTGTGCACGGAGCTGATAGCTCGCGAGGCCGGGGTGATAGTCACGGACGAGCGCGGGCGGCAGGTAGCGGCCCCGCTGGACGTGACCTCCAACCTATCCTGGATAGGGTACGCCAACCCGCGCATCCGCGAGCAGGTGGAGCCCGCGCTGTTGGCCCTGCTGCGGGAGCACCAGCTGCTGAAGCACTGA
- the galT gene encoding galactose-1-phosphate uridylyltransferase yields the protein MAGGLWEERWHPLRQEWVVIAAHRQTRPWVGAQALVADVPTPSYLPDCYLCPGNVRSSGERNPDYKSTYVFDNDHPGFSMDAPREIEQPPPPYRAQPALGKARVICYSPYHNLTLAEMPVEQIQEVVRVWQQQTCDLGNYPEIKHVLCFENKGELVGVSNPHPHGQVYGSSFVFKTIEVELDATVRYHRETGRVLFQDIIRAEQQDGRRILYEDEYAIAFVPYFARYAYEVYVAPKRTVPHVHQLRDVEVESLARALKDVTVRYDNLWQLPFPYVMPLHQAPTDGGDYSLFHFFIAFHPPLRTPNLQKFLAGPEIGGGNFLSDTSPEQKAAELQALPTVHYKQRGQA from the coding sequence GTGGCTGGCGGTCTGTGGGAAGAGAGGTGGCATCCGCTACGTCAGGAATGGGTGGTGATCGCCGCTCACAGGCAAACCCGTCCCTGGGTGGGCGCGCAGGCCCTGGTGGCCGACGTGCCCACCCCCTCCTACCTGCCGGACTGCTACCTCTGCCCCGGGAACGTGCGCTCCAGCGGCGAGCGCAACCCCGACTACAAGAGCACCTACGTGTTCGATAACGACCACCCGGGATTCAGCATGGACGCTCCCAGGGAGATCGAGCAGCCCCCCCCTCCCTACAGGGCCCAACCGGCGCTGGGCAAGGCCAGGGTCATATGCTACAGCCCGTACCACAACCTCACGCTCGCCGAGATGCCGGTGGAGCAGATCCAGGAGGTGGTGCGCGTCTGGCAGCAGCAGACGTGCGACCTGGGCAACTACCCCGAGATCAAGCACGTGCTGTGCTTCGAGAACAAGGGCGAGCTGGTGGGCGTCTCCAACCCCCACCCACACGGCCAGGTCTACGGCTCCAGCTTCGTCTTCAAGACCATAGAGGTGGAGCTGGACGCCACCGTGCGCTACCACCGCGAGACCGGCAGGGTGCTCTTCCAGGACATCATCCGCGCCGAGCAACAGGACGGCCGGCGGATCCTCTACGAGGACGAGTACGCTATAGCCTTCGTGCCCTACTTCGCCCGGTACGCCTACGAGGTGTACGTGGCCCCCAAGCGCACCGTGCCCCACGTACATCAGCTCCGCGACGTCGAGGTGGAGTCCCTGGCTAGGGCGCTCAAGGACGTGACCGTGCGTTATGACAACCTGTGGCAGCTGCCTTTCCCGTACGTCATGCCGCTGCACCAGGCCCCCACGGATGGTGGGGACTACAGCCTGTTCCACTTCTTCATAGCCTTCCACCCACCCCTGCGCACCCCCAACCTCCAGAAGTTCCTAGCGGGGCCCGAGATCGGTGGGGGCAACTTCCTGAGCGACACTTCCCCCGAGCAGAAGGCTGCGGAGCTGCAGGCCCTGCCGACGGTGCACTACAAGCAGAGGGGGCAGGCATGA
- the galE gene encoding UDP-glucose 4-epimerase GalE translates to MKVLVTGGAGYVGSVVVDELIARGDEVVVIDNLYQGHREAINPEAKFAQVDLLDAHAVAEVFDANPGIEAIMHFASHTLVGESMQRPELYLRNNIVMGVNLLEVAVPRGVRKFILSSTANLFGNPTRVPIDESQPLDPGSPYGESKLMLERILRWYERIYDLRYGALRYFNAAGATERRGEHHDPETHIIPLVLSVALGKRDSFTIYGGDYPTPDGTCIRDYVHVYDLAQAHLLTLDALKEGSRTYNLGNGQGFSNLQVVEAARKVTGHPIPTQIGPRRPGDPAVLVASSEKIRSELGWQPKYADLESIIRSAWEWHKSHPSGYKED, encoded by the coding sequence ATGAAGGTTCTGGTAACCGGAGGGGCGGGGTACGTCGGCAGCGTGGTGGTCGACGAGCTCATCGCCCGCGGCGACGAAGTGGTGGTGATCGACAACCTGTACCAGGGACATAGGGAGGCTATCAACCCCGAGGCTAAGTTCGCGCAGGTGGACCTGCTGGACGCGCACGCGGTGGCGGAGGTGTTCGACGCCAACCCCGGCATAGAGGCGATCATGCACTTCGCCTCCCACACGCTGGTGGGAGAGTCGATGCAGCGGCCCGAGCTGTACCTGCGCAACAACATCGTGATGGGGGTCAACCTGCTGGAGGTGGCGGTGCCCAGAGGGGTGCGCAAGTTCATCCTCTCCTCCACCGCCAACCTCTTCGGCAACCCCACCAGGGTGCCGATAGACGAGTCCCAACCGCTGGACCCGGGATCCCCCTACGGGGAGTCCAAGCTGATGCTGGAGCGCATCCTGCGCTGGTACGAGAGGATCTACGACCTGAGGTACGGCGCGCTGAGGTACTTCAACGCCGCGGGCGCCACCGAGCGGCGGGGCGAGCACCACGATCCCGAGACCCACATCATCCCCCTCGTACTCAGCGTGGCGCTCGGCAAGCGCGACAGCTTCACGATCTACGGAGGCGACTACCCCACCCCGGACGGCACCTGCATCCGGGATTACGTCCACGTGTACGACCTGGCCCAGGCGCACCTGCTGACGCTCGACGCCCTGAAGGAGGGCAGCAGGACCTACAACCTGGGCAACGGGCAGGGCTTCAGCAACCTGCAGGTGGTGGAGGCGGCTCGCAAGGTCACGGGCCACCCTATCCCCACCCAGATAGGGCCCAGAAGGCCGGGGGATCCAGCGGTGCTCGTGGCCTCCTCCGAGAAGATACGCTCCGAGCTGGGCTGGCAGCCCAAGTACGCCGATCTCGAGAGCATCATCCGCTCCGCCTGGGAGTGGCACAAGAGCCATCCATCTGGATACAAGGAGGATTAG
- a CDS encoding alpha-N-arabinofuranosidase encodes MEGGKTARIVLDRDFKIGDIDPRIYGGFLEHMGRAIYTGIYEPGHPTADEQGFRQDVLDLVRELGVPIVRYPGGNFVSGYNWEDGVGPKDQRPRRLDLAWRSLETNEVGTNEFADWTLKANSQMMLAVNLGTRGIDAARNLVEYCNHPGGSYWSDKRREHGYPDPHNVRVWCLGNEMDGHWQIGFKTAVEYGRLAAQAGMAMKLVDPSIELVACGSSSISMPTFGEWEATVLDLAYHHVDYISLHTYYGKGDLDTPSYLARSLGMDEFIEAVVSICDYVRSKKKLRKRIHLSFDEWNVWYHSREEDRRIMEQHAWQVAPPLAEERYTLEDALLAGCMLISLLKHADRVKIACVAQLVNVIAPIMTVPGGPAWKQTIYYPFMHASRYGRGTALLMQVDSPQYADPQYDAVPYLEAVATYDEEHEEVSIFAVNRSQEDPLYLEGDLRCFTGYGVQEHLVLSHADPHATNSAEQPHNVRPGRVEGSQVREGRLEAELPPLSWNVIRLSSRRSS; translated from the coding sequence ATGGAAGGTGGAAAGACCGCAAGGATAGTGCTGGACAGGGACTTCAAGATAGGGGACATAGACCCCAGGATATACGGCGGCTTCCTCGAGCACATGGGAAGAGCCATCTACACCGGCATCTACGAGCCGGGACACCCCACGGCCGACGAGCAGGGCTTCCGGCAGGACGTGCTCGACCTGGTCAGGGAGCTGGGCGTGCCGATAGTGCGCTACCCAGGGGGCAACTTCGTCTCGGGCTACAACTGGGAGGACGGCGTTGGGCCTAAGGATCAGCGCCCGCGCAGGCTCGACCTGGCCTGGAGGTCGCTCGAGACGAACGAGGTGGGCACCAACGAGTTCGCCGACTGGACCCTCAAGGCCAACTCCCAGATGATGCTGGCGGTGAACCTCGGCACGCGCGGCATAGACGCCGCCAGGAACCTGGTGGAGTACTGCAACCACCCGGGGGGCTCGTACTGGAGCGACAAGAGGCGGGAGCACGGCTATCCCGACCCCCACAACGTCCGGGTGTGGTGCCTGGGCAACGAGATGGACGGGCACTGGCAGATAGGGTTCAAGACCGCTGTGGAGTACGGCAGGCTCGCCGCGCAGGCCGGCATGGCCATGAAGCTGGTGGACCCTTCGATAGAGCTGGTGGCCTGCGGCAGCTCCAGCATATCCATGCCCACTTTTGGCGAGTGGGAGGCCACCGTGCTCGACCTGGCCTACCACCACGTGGACTATATATCGCTGCACACCTACTACGGCAAGGGCGATCTCGACACGCCGAGCTACCTGGCCAGGTCCCTCGGGATGGACGAGTTCATCGAGGCCGTGGTCTCGATCTGCGATTACGTGCGCTCCAAGAAGAAGCTCAGGAAGCGCATCCACCTCTCGTTCGATGAGTGGAATGTTTGGTACCATTCAAGAGAGGAAGACAGGAGGATCATGGAGCAGCACGCGTGGCAGGTAGCGCCGCCTCTGGCCGAGGAGCGATACACCCTGGAGGACGCCCTCCTGGCAGGCTGCATGCTCATCTCGCTCCTCAAGCACGCCGACCGGGTAAAGATCGCGTGCGTGGCCCAGCTCGTCAACGTCATAGCCCCGATAATGACCGTCCCGGGCGGGCCGGCGTGGAAGCAGACGATCTACTACCCGTTCATGCACGCTTCGCGGTACGGCAGGGGGACGGCCCTGCTGATGCAGGTCGACAGCCCCCAGTACGCCGACCCACAGTACGACGCGGTGCCCTACCTGGAGGCCGTGGCGACCTACGACGAGGAGCACGAGGAGGTGAGCATCTTCGCGGTCAACCGCAGCCAGGAAGACCCCCTGTACCTGGAGGGAGACCTGCGCTGCTTCACGGGCTACGGGGTGCAGGAGCACCTGGTGCTGTCGCACGCGGACCCGCACGCCACCAACTCGGCGGAGCAGCCCCACAACGTCCGGCCGGGGCGCGTCGAGGGCTCGCAGGTGCGCGAGGGCCGGCTGGAGGCCGAGCTGCCACCCCTCTCCTGGAACGTGATACGCCTGTCTTCCCGAAGATCGAGCTAG